One Vallitalea pronyensis genomic region harbors:
- a CDS encoding TldD/PmbA family protein — protein sequence MLSKALITDVLTAAVTTGGDFAELFIEERDNGHMTLVGGKIEQSLSGKDFGVGIRIFNDLASVYAYTNNASRENLMKVAREAALAINNSHVCQVLDLREDKVITSHPIRLMPDSVPKLRKVQFMRQGYDAMINYDPMITQGKVTYLEGTQHVLIANTEGVCIEDTRVRSRIVFQAIATKGTEMQTGVHSPGAHVGCELLEDMDIDYIAKDSARMAKTMVEAGYAPSGKMPVIIGNHFGGVLFHEACGHGLEATSVAKKTSVFTDKIGEQVASPLVTAIDDGTIPNAWGSMNIDDEGASMQKNVLIEKGILKGYMIDKLNARRMNMSPTGSGRRQSYRFAPTSRMTNTYIAKGHSTTEAIIADTAYGLYAKHLGGGSVNTATGDFNFAVREGYMIKNGKIIKPIRGATIIGNGPEILKKIDKVGKDLDHGQGMCGSISGNIPTNVGQPTIRVSDITVGGRDGK from the coding sequence GTGTTGAGTAAAGCTTTAATCACAGATGTATTAACAGCAGCCGTAACAACAGGTGGAGACTTTGCTGAGCTATTTATTGAAGAAAGGGATAATGGTCATATGACCCTCGTTGGAGGAAAGATTGAACAGAGTCTTTCCGGTAAGGATTTTGGTGTTGGTATACGGATTTTCAATGACTTAGCAAGTGTGTATGCTTATACAAATAACGCATCCAGAGAGAATCTAATGAAAGTTGCCAGAGAGGCAGCCTTAGCGATAAACAACAGCCATGTGTGTCAGGTGCTGGACTTAAGAGAGGATAAAGTGATAACATCTCATCCTATTAGGCTGATGCCTGATTCTGTACCAAAGCTTAGAAAAGTACAGTTCATGCGACAAGGTTATGATGCCATGATTAATTATGACCCAATGATTACCCAAGGTAAAGTGACTTATTTGGAAGGCACTCAGCATGTGCTTATTGCCAATACGGAAGGTGTATGCATAGAAGATACCCGTGTGAGATCGAGGATAGTTTTTCAAGCCATTGCCACAAAAGGTACAGAGATGCAGACGGGTGTGCATTCGCCAGGTGCTCATGTGGGTTGTGAGTTATTAGAAGATATGGATATCGACTATATTGCTAAAGACAGCGCCCGTATGGCAAAAACCATGGTAGAAGCTGGTTATGCGCCAAGTGGTAAAATGCCTGTTATTATTGGCAATCATTTTGGTGGGGTATTGTTTCACGAAGCTTGTGGTCATGGTTTAGAAGCAACATCTGTTGCAAAGAAAACATCTGTCTTCACAGATAAGATAGGTGAGCAGGTTGCATCCCCACTGGTGACAGCCATTGATGACGGCACAATCCCTAATGCTTGGGGCTCCATGAATATTGATGATGAAGGAGCCAGCATGCAAAAAAATGTACTCATTGAAAAAGGGATTTTAAAAGGTTATATGATTGATAAATTAAATGCTCGGCGGATGAACATGTCACCTACAGGATCAGGTAGAAGACAGAGCTATCGTTTTGCACCAACATCACGTATGACCAATACCTATATTGCCAAAGGGCATTCCACAACAGAAGCGATTATTGCAGATACAGCCTATGGGTTATATGCCAAACATCTCGGTGGTGGTTCGGTGAATACTGCTACAGGTGATTTTAACTTCGCTGTACGGGAGGGCTATATGATCAAGAATGGTAAAATAATTAAACCTATTCGTGGCGCAACCATCATTGGAAACGGACCTGAAATATTGAAGAAGATTGATAAGGTTGGCAAGGATTTGGATCATGGTCAAGGCATGTGTGGTTCCATCAGTGGCAATATACCAACCAATGTAGGACAGCCGACTATACGGGTTAGTGACATAACGGTTGGTGGAAGGGATGGTAAATAG
- a CDS encoding TldD/PmbA family protein has translation MHKKVFIEKLFQEGKSAGFEEMEVYTQGTQNLDIMTFKGDITKYAISEDEGLSFRGLCQGKIGYAYTEKLDENAVHMLVDQARDNAIILDHDDQEYIHGTGDIYQDVDHYHGSCETVSNEARIAFAKQMEETAYGYDKRVDTVNYCLLNSAKDHLQIINSKGLNLTDRSNVFIAYLSVIVKENEDVKTGAYFMVTNDYSKLDYHKIAKKAVDKGISMLGATSIESGHYPVILKAEASASILKAYAPMFSADNVHKDLSLLKGKLREQIADSCITIVDDPFMEDGIWSSAFDAEGVATTCKKLVDQGTLTTYLHNLKTAHKDGVASTGNAYRGSYKGAVNIAPSNLYIQKGSMDYEAMMKEMDYGIIISDVQGLHAGINTISGDFSISASGYEVAGGKICRPINQITMAGNYLELLSDITQVGTDLIFALPGSGYIGSPSLRIKSLSISGK, from the coding sequence ATGCATAAAAAAGTGTTTATAGAGAAGTTGTTTCAAGAAGGTAAGTCAGCTGGTTTTGAGGAAATGGAAGTCTATACCCAAGGTACTCAAAATCTGGATATCATGACATTCAAAGGTGACATCACCAAATATGCTATATCTGAAGACGAAGGCCTCTCTTTTAGAGGATTATGCCAAGGTAAGATAGGGTATGCTTATACAGAGAAACTGGATGAAAATGCCGTACACATGCTGGTGGATCAAGCGAGAGACAATGCTATTATTCTGGATCATGATGACCAAGAATATATACACGGGACAGGGGATATATATCAAGATGTTGACCATTATCATGGAAGTTGTGAGACTGTTTCTAATGAAGCAAGAATTGCCTTTGCGAAACAAATGGAAGAGACGGCTTATGGTTATGATAAACGTGTGGATACGGTTAATTACTGTCTATTAAATTCCGCTAAGGACCATCTTCAAATCATTAATAGCAAGGGCTTAAATCTTACGGATAGATCCAATGTGTTCATTGCCTACTTATCGGTTATTGTAAAGGAAAATGAAGATGTCAAAACAGGGGCTTATTTTATGGTGACCAATGATTATAGCAAGCTGGATTACCATAAGATTGCAAAAAAAGCTGTGGATAAGGGAATATCCATGTTAGGAGCTACGTCCATTGAATCGGGACATTACCCCGTTATACTAAAAGCAGAAGCATCAGCAAGCATCTTAAAAGCTTATGCACCCATGTTTTCTGCAGATAATGTTCACAAAGATTTATCCTTATTAAAGGGTAAGTTAAGGGAGCAAATAGCAGATTCCTGTATCACCATCGTGGATGACCCTTTTATGGAAGATGGTATATGGTCAAGTGCTTTTGATGCAGAAGGTGTTGCAACAACTTGCAAAAAACTTGTGGATCAGGGTACATTGACCACTTATTTGCATAATCTAAAAACAGCTCATAAAGACGGTGTGGCATCTACTGGTAATGCTTATCGAGGTTCATATAAAGGTGCTGTTAATATTGCTCCAAGTAATTTATATATTCAAAAAGGCTCCATGGATTATGAAGCTATGATGAAAGAGATGGATTATGGGATTATTATCAGTGATGTGCAGGGGCTTCATGCAGGGATTAATACAATCTCTGGCGATTTTTCTATTTCTGCTTCAGGCTATGAAGTGGCAGGAGGTAAGATTTGTCGTCCCATTAATCAAATCACCATGGCTGGCAATTATCTTGAGCTATTATCAGATATTACCCAGGTGGGGACGGATTTGATATTTGCTTTGCCAGGATCAGGTTATATTGGGTCACCATCATTGCGTATTAAGAGCTTATCCATCTCAGGTAAATAA
- a CDS encoding DUF4846 domain-containing protein — MKNIIVVIVVSVLCLTACVDSYESENISNHAPDLLNQQEDQEVKPDTSNMEDDNILGEEGNENQEEMDIIQPEGMTILDRFHVPKDFTRITVKEDSFGAYLRKLPLKEHGSKVLYHDGRTKNLSGVYEAVVDMDIGERNLQQCADAVMRLRGEYLYGMGAYSKIHFNFTNGFRVDYSKWMDGYRVRIEGNKTSYTKSHAASNTYEDFRRYMNLVFVYAGTLSLEQELESVDMTEMAIGDVLIQGGSPGHTVIVVDMASNDEGKKLYMLAQSYMPAQDIQILCNPNNEYSPWYPIEESEQIITPEWTFSKEDLKRFTED, encoded by the coding sequence GTGAAAAATATTATTGTAGTCATAGTCGTAAGCGTTTTATGTTTGACAGCATGCGTGGATAGCTATGAAAGTGAAAACATAAGCAATCATGCTCCGGATCTTCTAAATCAACAAGAAGATCAAGAAGTAAAACCGGATACATCCAACATGGAAGATGACAATATTCTGGGTGAAGAGGGCAATGAAAATCAAGAAGAAATGGATATCATACAACCAGAAGGGATGACGATTCTCGACCGCTTTCATGTACCAAAGGATTTTACCCGTATAACAGTCAAGGAGGATTCCTTTGGTGCTTATCTTAGAAAGCTGCCATTGAAAGAGCATGGTTCAAAGGTATTGTATCATGATGGGCGCACGAAGAATCTTTCAGGTGTCTATGAAGCTGTAGTGGATATGGATATTGGTGAGAGAAACTTACAGCAATGTGCAGATGCAGTCATGCGTCTGCGAGGGGAATACCTCTACGGAATGGGTGCATATAGCAAGATTCATTTTAACTTCACCAACGGTTTTCGGGTAGATTATAGTAAATGGATGGATGGTTATCGTGTACGTATAGAAGGCAATAAAACCAGTTATACCAAAAGTCATGCAGCGTCCAATACCTATGAAGATTTTAGACGGTATATGAATCTGGTTTTTGTTTATGCAGGAACCCTATCCCTTGAACAAGAGTTAGAATCAGTGGATATGACGGAGATGGCAATAGGGGATGTGCTGATACAGGGTGGCAGTCCTGGTCATACTGTTATTGTTGTGGATATGGCAAGTAATGATGAGGGGAAAAAGCTGTATATGTTAGCTCAGAGTTATATGCCAGCACAGGATATTCAAATACTATGCAATCCTAATAATGAGTATAGTCCATGGTATCCTATTGAAGAAAGCGAACAAATTATCACGCCAGAGTGGACATTTTCCAAAGAGGATTTAAAACGGTTTACAGAAGATTAA
- a CDS encoding YiiX/YebB-like N1pC/P60 family cysteine hydrolase, with protein sequence MRKRSCSKVILTLVLGFSLIWSSTVFAAENEQVTAKQVFRFDEQELEQGWALARSQKVYADKPLSNGVVRGKTDPNTYPTRRGVILVTADKYKDLIPLGHAAIVWTSTTVVESLTGGVVTGRNDWQTTRDTCYGVTTHGTTSAQDSQAASWCYNQIGKPYNFNYPDKWTRSRFYCSQLVYAAYKDLFNIDLDTTAYLSAVHPMELVNTSKTYTIYTK encoded by the coding sequence ATGAGAAAAAGATCTTGTAGTAAAGTCATCTTAACGCTCGTTTTGGGATTTAGCTTAATATGGTCATCAACGGTATTTGCAGCAGAAAATGAACAAGTAACTGCAAAACAAGTGTTCAGATTTGATGAACAGGAGTTAGAACAAGGATGGGCATTAGCTCGTTCTCAAAAGGTATATGCAGATAAGCCTCTCAGCAATGGTGTCGTAAGAGGCAAAACAGACCCCAACACCTATCCTACACGAAGAGGGGTTATCTTAGTAACAGCAGATAAATACAAGGATCTAATCCCTCTAGGTCATGCAGCGATTGTATGGACATCAACAACAGTGGTAGAATCCTTAACAGGCGGTGTTGTAACAGGTAGAAATGACTGGCAAACAACCAGAGATACATGTTATGGCGTAACAACCCATGGAACAACCTCGGCTCAAGACAGTCAAGCAGCCAGTTGGTGTTATAACCAGATAGGTAAACCTTATAATTTTAATTATCCAGATAAGTGGACCCGAAGTCGATTTTACTGTTCACAACTTGTGTATGCTGCCTATAAAGATTTGTTTAACATTGATTTGGATACAACAGCCTATCTATCAGCAGTACATCCTATGGAGCTGGTTAATACCAGTAAGACCTACACAATCTATACCAAGTAA
- a CDS encoding Na+/H+ antiporter NhaC family protein, with protein sequence MKRLNKIFFIIVVVLGIGLSMIAPHYVDNPGNGFQGWSLIPPIFAILLAFVSRQVILSLFLGIFSGVLMVQGGNLFDSFLRTLDTYLLGSLADSWNAAIIFFTLSIGGMAGIIARAGGTKAVANWLARKAKSARTAQVSTIFAGLFIFFDDYANTLIVGPTMRPMTDKMKVSREKLAYIVDSTAAPIVGLACISTWVGYEIGLFSQTFTKLGVETNFFTLFLKTVPYTFYNIFAIVLVFSIALWRRDYGPMYKAERRAFLTGKVLSNTASPMSNLDTQAEQVKDGVKLKVSTALIPILTLIFSAFAALWYNGYTAVAVDGIAWYQMSDCFGAADPSISLIWAAIFASIVAGVVALFNKSMNLGEVFDSWVEGCKSLFITAVILVLAWSIGSIVSELGTADFLVSYVTESISSIFLPIIVFFISCLVAFATGTSWGTMAIVIPLAVPIAASYINGDPASSVLVLSTLSAVLSGSIFGDHCSPISDTTIMSSMSSGADHMDHVKTQIPYALTGAAFTVIGYLIIGLSQSLWSTILALLVGLVGIIAVVRFLGKPVEKS encoded by the coding sequence GTGAAAAGACTGAACAAGATTTTTTTCATCATTGTTGTGGTTCTCGGTATTGGATTATCCATGATTGCACCTCATTATGTCGATAATCCAGGAAACGGTTTTCAGGGATGGTCACTTATCCCACCTATCTTTGCTATCTTACTTGCTTTTGTTTCCCGCCAAGTTATTCTATCCTTATTCCTTGGAATTTTTTCAGGGGTTTTGATGGTTCAAGGCGGTAATCTGTTTGACTCATTTTTGCGCACTTTAGACACTTACTTACTTGGCAGTTTAGCTGATAGCTGGAATGCGGCTATTATCTTTTTTACACTTTCTATTGGTGGTATGGCTGGTATTATCGCAAGAGCTGGTGGTACAAAAGCCGTTGCAAACTGGCTGGCTAGAAAAGCAAAATCAGCAAGAACAGCTCAAGTTTCCACCATATTTGCTGGTCTGTTCATCTTCTTTGATGACTACGCCAATACATTAATTGTTGGCCCTACCATGCGTCCTATGACAGATAAGATGAAAGTATCGCGAGAAAAATTAGCCTATATTGTGGATTCAACAGCTGCTCCTATTGTGGGCTTAGCTTGTATTTCCACTTGGGTAGGTTATGAAATTGGTCTGTTCTCTCAAACCTTTACCAAATTAGGTGTAGAAACCAACTTCTTTACCCTCTTTTTAAAAACAGTACCTTATACGTTCTATAATATTTTTGCCATTGTTTTGGTTTTCTCTATTGCACTTTGGCGCAGGGATTACGGTCCTATGTACAAGGCTGAGAGACGTGCCTTTTTAACTGGAAAAGTGCTTTCAAACACAGCATCACCTATGTCTAACCTGGATACGCAAGCTGAGCAAGTAAAAGATGGTGTTAAGTTAAAAGTTTCCACTGCTCTTATACCTATTCTTACACTCATCTTTTCAGCATTTGCCGCCTTATGGTATAACGGGTATACTGCTGTAGCCGTTGATGGTATTGCTTGGTATCAAATGTCGGATTGTTTTGGAGCTGCTGACCCTTCTATTTCACTCATATGGGCAGCTATCTTTGCAAGTATCGTTGCTGGTGTGGTTGCCTTATTTAATAAGTCTATGAATCTGGGAGAAGTCTTTGATTCATGGGTTGAAGGTTGTAAATCACTCTTTATTACTGCTGTCATCTTGGTTCTAGCTTGGTCCATTGGCTCCATTGTTTCAGAACTTGGCACAGCTGATTTCCTTGTTTCCTATGTAACCGAAAGTATTTCATCCATCTTCTTACCAATCATTGTATTCTTTATTTCTTGTTTAGTCGCTTTTGCAACAGGTACATCATGGGGAACCATGGCCATTGTTATCCCCCTTGCTGTCCCTATCGCTGCAAGTTACATCAATGGTGACCCTGCTTCGTCGGTACTTGTACTTTCCACATTAAGTGCTGTATTATCCGGTTCTATTTTCGGTGACCATTGTTCGCCTATCTCCGATACAACAATTATGTCCTCTATGTCATCCGGTGCTGACCATATGGATCATGTGAAGACTCAGATTCCCTATGCACTAACCGGTGCTGCCTTTACAGTTATTGGTTATCTCATTATTGGTTTATCACAATCCTTATGGAGTACTATTCTTGCCTTACTGGTTGGCTTAGTGGGTATTATTGCTGTTGTTCGCTTCCTTGGAAAACCTGTAGAAAAATCATAA
- a CDS encoding MATE family efflux transporter: protein MSKAIYQKRYKEYSNRVITTKVILSVAANADNIIAAAFISSVVLASLALLMPLVIFVIALATLFSSGLGSYIGYLLGKGHKDKANDFASYTVIIITIIGILLAIVTSVFASGFATLLGATGEYHQVATTYLRILGISFMPQIIAIVLDKLMLNDGAPKYTFYVNIISMIVNLGLNVLFVIVFSMGVSGLALATLISHIFHLGIDIHYFLHRAKVISFVLPKAHLRPFLEMIYNGSSDFLSVFTDAIMVYVVNQSILKFLPHNYLEAFAAVTLFTVYITKIYVGSQVGLQPITSQLFGGARYQELKEMLTYSLKRSLLYGVIMYVLLIPVVYFLLPYLMDDPTLVPVAFRMYVGVGIAFIGSCVGIQVILFYTAINRPLESLAIAALRTLVLIPVSSFMMIYLFRVDGIAIGFLLPEVIITSVFFTYFRRVDMAKYRLINHS from the coding sequence ATGAGTAAAGCAATCTATCAAAAACGGTATAAAGAATATAGCAATCGTGTGATTACAACCAAGGTTATTTTATCTGTTGCGGCTAATGCTGATAATATCATTGCTGCCGCATTTATTAGTTCAGTGGTGCTAGCATCATTAGCTTTACTTATGCCTTTGGTTATATTTGTCATTGCATTAGCTACTTTATTTTCTTCTGGCTTAGGTTCATATATAGGGTATTTGTTGGGAAAAGGCCATAAGGATAAAGCCAATGATTTTGCAAGCTATACTGTGATCATTATCACCATCATTGGTATCCTTCTTGCCATTGTCACATCTGTTTTTGCAAGCGGTTTTGCTACATTACTTGGTGCGACAGGTGAATATCATCAAGTGGCAACCACCTATTTACGCATACTTGGCATCAGCTTCATGCCTCAAATTATTGCCATTGTCCTAGACAAACTCATGTTAAATGATGGCGCACCCAAGTATACCTTCTATGTAAATATTATCAGCATGATTGTCAATTTAGGTTTAAATGTTCTTTTTGTTATTGTTTTTTCCATGGGTGTGAGTGGATTAGCATTAGCCACATTGATTAGTCATATCTTTCATCTAGGTATTGATATCCATTATTTTTTGCATCGTGCCAAAGTGATAAGTTTTGTGTTGCCTAAGGCTCATTTACGTCCATTTCTTGAAATGATCTATAATGGAAGCAGTGATTTTCTTTCTGTTTTTACAGATGCTATTATGGTCTACGTGGTAAATCAATCCATTTTGAAATTCCTACCTCACAACTATCTGGAAGCATTTGCTGCCGTTACACTATTTACGGTTTATATCACCAAAATTTATGTGGGTTCACAAGTTGGCTTACAGCCCATAACGTCACAGCTATTTGGTGGAGCACGTTATCAAGAATTAAAAGAAATGTTGACGTACTCCTTGAAAAGAAGCCTATTATACGGTGTCATCATGTATGTACTCTTAATACCTGTTGTCTACTTTTTGCTACCCTATCTTATGGATGACCCAACCCTTGTACCTGTTGCATTTCGTATGTATGTGGGTGTTGGTATAGCTTTTATTGGTTCCTGTGTGGGTATACAGGTGATTTTATTCTACACAGCCATCAACCGTCCCTTAGAATCACTTGCTATTGCTGCCCTTCGTACATTAGTTCTCATTCCTGTTAGTAGTTTTATGATGATTTATTTGTTTCGGGTGGATGGCATAGCCATAGGATTTTTATTACCTGAAGTGATCATTACGTCGGTATTTTTCACTTATTTCAGACGGGTTGATATGGCTAAATATCGGCTTATCAACCATTCGTAA
- a CDS encoding acetate uptake transporter → MNERKMVVADPTAIGLFGLAIVTLVASSQKLGITTGVSYVIPWAIFLGALAQFYASIQDAKKNNVFGATAFAGYGFFWFGVALTWLIGKGVLGKQLALSADIKQLGFAFVGYFIFTVFMTLGAMEVHKVLFLIFLFIDFLFLGLSLSTLGLAPHFGHYLAAYSELIVALLSFYGSAAAVLNNHFNKVFLPVGKPFGIFK, encoded by the coding sequence ATGAATGAACGTAAAATGGTAGTGGCTGATCCAACAGCAATTGGATTATTTGGATTAGCAATTGTAACACTGGTGGCTTCATCACAAAAATTAGGCATCACGACAGGTGTATCTTATGTGATTCCTTGGGCTATTTTTTTGGGAGCTTTGGCACAATTCTATGCGTCCATACAAGATGCTAAGAAAAACAATGTTTTTGGGGCAACTGCTTTTGCAGGCTATGGTTTTTTCTGGTTTGGAGTAGCCTTAACATGGCTCATTGGAAAAGGTGTATTAGGGAAGCAATTAGCCTTATCAGCAGATATCAAACAATTAGGTTTTGCTTTTGTAGGGTATTTTATATTTACTGTCTTTATGACCCTTGGAGCAATGGAAGTACATAAAGTTTTATTTCTTATTTTTCTATTTATTGATTTTTTATTTCTAGGTTTATCCCTTAGCACATTAGGTCTTGCTCCACATTTTGGGCACTATCTTGCTGCCTATTCCGAATTGATTGTGGCGCTCTTATCATTTTATGGTTCAGCAGCGGCAGTACTTAACAATCATTTTAATAAAGTATTTTTACCAGTTGGTAAACCATTTGGTATTTTTAAATAA
- a CDS encoding MarR family winged helix-turn-helix transcriptional regulator, producing the protein MRTFDVGKNIRLMSRNIKHFTSHLLQEYDLNEGQLEYFLMIYKHHGINQKELADIMYVSKASVTKAIKKLLTIGLIKRIKNEDDHRHYGLFVSEKGTELTKQFHDYEARLAQVMFKNISQEEIETLNSIITRMTENSKDLKSTF; encoded by the coding sequence ATGCGAACATTTGACGTAGGAAAAAATATCAGGTTAATGTCAAGAAATATTAAGCATTTTACCAGTCATCTATTACAGGAATACGACCTCAATGAAGGTCAACTGGAGTACTTTCTCATGATTTATAAACATCATGGCATTAATCAAAAAGAACTAGCTGACATCATGTATGTCAGTAAAGCAAGCGTGACAAAAGCCATTAAAAAATTACTTACTATTGGTTTAATTAAGCGCATTAAGAATGAAGATGACCACCGACATTATGGTTTATTTGTATCTGAAAAAGGTACAGAACTGACAAAGCAATTTCATGATTATGAAGCAAGATTGGCCCAGGTGATGTTTAAAAATATCAGCCAAGAAGAAATAGAAACCCTGAATTCTATCATCACCCGCATGACAGAAAATAGTAAGGATTTAAAATCTACTTTTTAA
- a CDS encoding 4Fe-4S binding protein encodes MKPPKMPTLNPDDIKNLEVIPAGKDARMGLSVPEIVMTYGGLKGMPSRKSLSKTTMAKLMYEMKKSYTSITKNPKNYKTTMDDATLQELQTYIRKYPIDDIGFTTVDPNLIFKDRVILHQHAIVLIMEMKKNKIDTAPSPDAQREIMRTYYELGRVANKICDFLRKRGYSAQAGPALGGDVNYPRLAEKAGLGAIGKHGLLIHPVYGPSLRIGAVYTSIENLPITDENEHLWLQSFCSTCKQCVKKCPANAIYNEDIIHPDGSRTATDYKLCAVPFAQQYGCTLCVKNCIFYKGDYHKLRSKLQCEHLT; translated from the coding sequence ATGAAGCCACCAAAAATGCCAACACTTAATCCTGATGATATTAAGAATTTAGAGGTTATACCTGCTGGAAAAGATGCAAGAATGGGACTGAGTGTTCCAGAAATTGTCATGACCTATGGGGGGCTGAAAGGCATGCCCTCACGTAAAAGCTTAAGCAAGACGACCATGGCCAAATTAATGTATGAAATGAAAAAATCCTATACGTCCATTACCAAAAATCCAAAAAACTATAAAACAACCATGGATGATGCCACCTTACAAGAACTGCAAACATACATCCGAAAATATCCTATCGATGATATAGGTTTTACCACCGTAGACCCTAATTTAATATTTAAAGATCGGGTTATTTTACATCAGCATGCCATTGTGCTTATTATGGAAATGAAAAAAAATAAGATCGACACAGCCCCATCCCCTGATGCCCAGAGAGAAATTATGCGAACCTATTATGAACTGGGAAGAGTGGCTAATAAGATTTGTGACTTTCTAAGAAAAAGAGGTTATAGTGCTCAAGCAGGTCCTGCCCTTGGAGGGGATGTAAATTATCCAAGACTTGCTGAAAAAGCCGGTTTAGGTGCTATTGGTAAACACGGTTTACTGATTCATCCAGTATATGGCCCAAGTCTTCGAATTGGCGCCGTTTACACCAGTATAGAAAATTTACCCATAACAGATGAGAATGAGCATCTATGGCTTCAGTCTTTTTGTTCAACCTGTAAACAATGTGTTAAGAAATGTCCAGCAAATGCCATCTACAATGAAGATATCATCCATCCTGATGGTTCTCGTACAGCAACAGATTATAAGCTATGTGCTGTACCATTTGCTCAACAGTATGGCTGTACGCTCTGTGTTAAAAATTGTATCTTCTATAAAGGGGATTATCATAAGTTAAGGAGTAAACTTCAATGCGAACATTTGACGTAG